A single Brevundimonas sp. M20 DNA region contains:
- a CDS encoding tetratricopeptide repeat protein codes for MRSSSLRVLLSGCALLALTTPALAQEAPVVVPVPEVPAPAITPERTPDLHPPAVIPTEDPVAEAEAPAPPIPEVWEPVPVNAQGESAYGLYLSGRIAGFRGDGAASARLMAESQSLTPEQPLLWNETFLTSLFNGDLDTVVRLTPDVAGVPELAEAGRLVSIVQSVKRGAAGEGYASLSGQPLGQPFTIIGQFITPSLAAAAGDWDRALKPVETAPQDPTGLILRLQRAQLLEMRRRYDEADTEYKALVAIPNGARLFSVQYGEFLERRGRRDEALLQYRASLTGPSPDPAALDGLERTAARGRAPAAPTPADGIAAALDFSSLMAGERQDHKLTAILLRLAESLKPSDMTALRLGLALAADSQEEPARQAFGRVGQSNKILYAGAQYNIGLSYQEQDNNDAALAAFTRADAAAPDQTRITLALVGQLMTMKRNEEALAILNRADVNTADQGADVRYMRGSALEALGRIEEAENELWSALQAHPDNPVLLNMLGYIWVDTGRRVDQGAEMIARAHAAEPENGNIQDSLGWAQYRQGQYETAVGTLEEAVAKEPANAEINDHLGDAYWQVGRRREATWQWNRVLTLETDAERRAEVEQKLATGLSEPQPVGGAAQP; via the coding sequence ATGCGCTCTTCCTCGCTTCGTGTTCTGCTCTCCGGTTGCGCCCTGCTGGCGCTGACGACTCCTGCCCTGGCGCAGGAGGCTCCCGTTGTTGTGCCCGTTCCGGAAGTCCCCGCCCCGGCCATCACGCCCGAGCGCACGCCCGACCTGCACCCGCCCGCGGTCATCCCCACCGAGGATCCGGTCGCCGAGGCTGAAGCGCCCGCACCGCCCATTCCCGAGGTATGGGAGCCCGTGCCTGTGAACGCACAGGGCGAGTCGGCTTACGGCCTTTATCTGTCCGGCCGCATCGCGGGCTTCCGGGGCGACGGCGCCGCGTCCGCCCGTCTGATGGCGGAAAGTCAGAGCCTGACGCCGGAACAGCCGCTGCTGTGGAACGAGACCTTCCTGACCAGCCTGTTCAACGGCGATCTGGACACGGTCGTCCGCCTGACGCCGGACGTCGCCGGCGTGCCGGAACTGGCGGAGGCGGGGCGTCTCGTCTCCATCGTCCAGTCGGTGAAGCGCGGGGCCGCGGGTGAAGGCTACGCCTCCCTGTCCGGTCAGCCCCTGGGGCAGCCCTTCACCATCATCGGCCAGTTTATCACGCCTTCCTTGGCCGCCGCCGCCGGGGATTGGGACAGGGCGCTCAAGCCGGTCGAGACCGCGCCCCAGGACCCCACCGGCCTTATCCTGCGTCTGCAACGCGCCCAGCTTCTGGAGATGCGTCGCCGGTATGACGAGGCGGATACGGAGTACAAGGCGCTGGTCGCCATCCCCAACGGCGCCCGGCTGTTCAGTGTTCAGTATGGCGAGTTCCTGGAACGTCGCGGTCGTCGCGACGAGGCGCTGCTCCAGTACCGTGCCTCCCTGACCGGGCCGTCGCCCGATCCCGCCGCGCTGGATGGTCTGGAGCGGACGGCGGCCCGCGGTCGGGCTCCCGCCGCACCGACGCCCGCCGACGGCATCGCCGCCGCGCTCGACTTCTCCTCGCTGATGGCCGGCGAGCGGCAGGATCACAAGCTGACCGCCATTCTCCTGCGTCTGGCCGAAAGCCTGAAACCCTCGGACATGACCGCCCTGCGGCTCGGCCTCGCGCTGGCTGCCGACTCCCAGGAAGAGCCTGCCCGCCAGGCCTTCGGCCGCGTCGGTCAGTCCAACAAGATTCTCTACGCCGGGGCCCAGTACAATATCGGGCTCAGCTATCAGGAGCAGGACAACAACGACGCGGCGCTGGCCGCCTTCACCCGCGCGGACGCCGCTGCGCCCGACCAGACCCGCATCACCCTGGCGCTCGTCGGCCAGTTGATGACCATGAAACGCAACGAAGAAGCGCTGGCGATCCTCAACCGCGCCGACGTGAACACTGCCGATCAGGGCGCTGATGTTCGCTACATGCGCGGCTCGGCGCTGGAAGCCCTCGGGCGCATTGAGGAAGCCGAGAATGAGCTCTGGAGCGCCCTTCAGGCGCATCCGGATAATCCTGTCCTGCTCAACATGCTCGGTTACATCTGGGTCGATACCGGTCGCCGCGTCGATCAGGGCGCCGAGATGATCGCCCGCGCCCACGCCGCGGAACCCGAGAACGGCAACATCCAGGACTCCCTCGGCTGGGCCCAGTATCGGCAGGGCCAGTACGAAACCGCCGTCGGCACGCTCGAGGAAGCCGTCGCCAAGGAGCCGGCCAACGCCGAGATCAATGATCACCTCGGCGACGCCTACTGGCAGGTCGGCCGTCGTCGTGAGGCGACCTGGCAATGGAACCGTGTCCTGACGCTGGAAACCGACGCCGAGCGCCGCGCGGAGGTGGAGCAGAAGCTGGCGACCGGCCTGTCCGAACCCCAGCCCGTCGGCGGCGCGGCCCAGCCCTGA
- a CDS encoding 4-(cytidine 5'-diphospho)-2-C-methyl-D-erythritol kinase, translated as MAAAPALAPAKVNLFLHVGPLDADGYHPLVSLVAFADVGDRISVAPSDRLSLTVTGPFGAGLEGEGDNLVLRAVRALATAAGLPEPGLAFTLDKRLPIAAGLGGGSSDAGAALKLARDALGLSMSDEALADVAATVGADGPMCLHARAAWAEGRGDLLTFEPRLPPLPAVLINPGVPSPTGAVYRGYDAVPPALADRPAPPADWSLPTVLNWLSAQRNDLQPPALSLQPAIARALDAAADLSGVRLVRMSGSGATVFALFDTPAAAQAAAKHLSEQRSGLWVYPTVLS; from the coding sequence ATGGCTGCCGCCCCGGCGCTCGCCCCCGCCAAGGTCAATCTGTTCCTGCACGTCGGCCCGCTGGACGCGGACGGCTACCATCCGCTGGTCAGCCTGGTGGCCTTCGCCGACGTCGGTGACCGGATCAGCGTCGCGCCCTCAGACCGCCTGTCCCTGACCGTCACCGGCCCGTTCGGCGCGGGACTGGAGGGGGAGGGCGACAATCTCGTCCTGCGCGCCGTCCGGGCGCTGGCGACCGCCGCCGGTCTGCCCGAGCCGGGCCTGGCCTTCACCCTCGACAAACGCCTGCCCATCGCCGCCGGTCTGGGCGGGGGCTCGTCCGATGCGGGCGCGGCCCTGAAACTGGCGCGCGACGCGCTCGGTCTGTCGATGAGCGATGAGGCGCTCGCCGACGTGGCGGCCACGGTCGGCGCTGACGGCCCCATGTGCCTGCACGCCCGCGCCGCATGGGCCGAGGGCAGGGGCGATCTGCTGACCTTCGAGCCGCGGCTGCCGCCTCTGCCGGCCGTGTTGATCAATCCCGGCGTCCCGTCCCCGACCGGCGCCGTGTATCGCGGCTATGACGCCGTACCGCCCGCCCTCGCGGACCGTCCCGCGCCGCCCGCGGACTGGAGCCTGCCGACCGTGCTCAACTGGCTCTCGGCCCAGCGCAATGACCTCCAGCCGCCCGCTCTGAGCCTGCAACCGGCCATCGCCCGGGCGCTGGACGCCGCCGCCGACCTGTCCGGCGTTCGTCTGGTCCGCATGTCCGGTTCCGGCGCCACGGTCTTCGCCCTCTTCGACACGCCCGCCGCCGCCCAGGCCGCCGCGAAGCACCTTTCAGAACAACGTTCAGGTCTCTGGGTATATCCGACTGTATTGTCGTGA
- a CDS encoding fasciclin domain-containing protein has translation MLRTKLLTAVAATALLAAPAAFAQEAQPQPAPAPQEQPAATPAPAQTPAPAAATPAQANNVIEALRAKGQFTTLLTALDQAQLTETLASRPAITIFAPTDAAFAALPEAERTRLLDPANAQELRVRLLYHVIVADVQPGMIEGARGGVQTAADNSQLLLDGTGEAIKADSATVTMADVAPSNGSVFVIDKVLDPATSESAMGDEEAMAPAEAPAETSTEAPAATETTAPAAPGATAPNGEPAATTTTVQSPPVANPTDGQVDSQEDPANPAPTPAPTTPN, from the coding sequence ATGCTTCGCACCAAACTCCTGACCGCCGTCGCCGCCACCGCCCTGCTGGCCGCCCCCGCCGCCTTCGCCCAGGAGGCACAGCCGCAGCCCGCCCCGGCGCCGCAGGAACAGCCCGCCGCCACGCCTGCTCCGGCCCAGACTCCGGCGCCGGCCGCCGCGACCCCGGCCCAGGCGAACAACGTCATCGAGGCCCTGCGCGCCAAGGGTCAGTTCACCACCCTGCTGACCGCCCTGGATCAGGCCCAGCTGACCGAGACCCTCGCCAGCCGTCCGGCCATCACTATCTTCGCCCCGACCGACGCCGCCTTCGCCGCCCTGCCGGAAGCGGAGCGCACCCGTCTGCTCGACCCGGCCAATGCCCAGGAGTTGCGTGTTCGTCTGCTCTATCACGTGATCGTCGCTGACGTTCAGCCGGGCATGATCGAGGGCGCGCGCGGCGGTGTTCAGACCGCCGCCGACAACAGCCAGCTCCTGCTGGACGGCACCGGCGAGGCCATCAAGGCCGACAGCGCCACCGTCACCATGGCCGATGTCGCCCCGTCCAACGGTTCGGTTTTCGTGATCGACAAGGTTCTGGACCCGGCGACGTCGGAATCCGCCATGGGTGACGAGGAGGCCATGGCCCCAGCCGAGGCCCCCGCTGAGACCTCTACCGAGGCTCCGGCCGCGACCGAAACCACCGCTCCGGCCGCGCCGGGCGCCACGGCTCCGAACGGCGAACCGGCCGCCACGACCACCACGGTCCAGTCGCCGCCGGTCGCCAATCCGACCGACGGTCAGGTCGACAGCCAGGAAGACCCGGCCAACCCGGCCCCCACTCCGGCTCCGACCACCCCGAACTGA
- a CDS encoding polysaccharide deacetylase family protein — translation MKQIDQMRRRAARYLDVEAVQIAPAKGVFSLSFDDIPATAWTEAGPILAEHGIRATYYVCGGLAGGRNMDRDQFEVRHLQELHAAGHEVGCHTYGHTSVLRMDAAALKLSLDANAAWVSERLGGYEMTTFAYPFGDATLAAKRYVRGRFDLGRGVRDGVNAGREDRGLIKSIGLESRRLPHYDLDGLMAEAAASNGWLTAYAHDVSDTPTDYGCTPDDLDRVIRLAKAAGLEVRPVGEAWRGFISG, via the coding sequence ATGAAGCAGATCGACCAGATGCGGCGGCGGGCCGCGCGGTATCTCGACGTGGAGGCGGTTCAGATCGCCCCGGCGAAGGGCGTGTTCTCGCTGAGCTTCGACGATATTCCGGCGACGGCCTGGACCGAGGCTGGGCCGATCCTGGCGGAGCACGGGATCAGGGCGACCTATTATGTCTGCGGCGGACTGGCCGGCGGGCGGAACATGGACCGGGACCAGTTCGAGGTGCGGCACCTGCAGGAACTGCATGCCGCCGGACATGAGGTCGGGTGCCATACCTACGGCCATACCAGCGTGCTGCGCATGGATGCGGCGGCGCTGAAGCTGAGCCTGGACGCCAATGCGGCGTGGGTGAGCGAGCGACTGGGCGGGTATGAGATGACCACCTTCGCCTATCCGTTCGGGGACGCGACGTTGGCGGCCAAGCGGTATGTGCGGGGCCGGTTCGATCTGGGCCGGGGCGTGCGCGACGGGGTCAATGCGGGGCGCGAGGACCGGGGGCTGATCAAGTCCATCGGGCTGGAGAGCCGCCGCCTGCCCCACTACGACCTTGATGGACTGATGGCCGAAGCGGCGGCGTCGAACGGCTGGCTGACCGCCTACGCCCACGACGTGTCGGACACCCCGACCGACTATGGCTGCACCCCCGATGATCTGGACCGGGTGATCCGGCTGGCCAAGGCGGCGGGACTGGAGGTCCGGCCGGTGGGTGAAGCGTGGCGCGGCTTTATATCCGGGTAA
- a CDS encoding glycine--tRNA ligase subunit alpha has translation MTTEPLAFQDLILTLHKYWGDQGCAILQPYDIEVGAGTLHPATVLRALGPRPWKAAYVQPSRRPGDGRYGENPNRLQHYYQYQVLLKPNPDNLQELYLGSLRAIGIDPSLHDIRFVEDDWENPTVGAWGLGWEVWCDGMEVTQFTYFQGVGGIEVDVVSGELTYGLERLAMYVQGVDNVYDLKFTKEGVTYGEVFLENERQQSEANFHGYDVDGLKRRFEDMVSEVSNLLAMTGPQGQQLVLPAYDQVLKASHLFNLMDARGAIAVAERQSYIGRIRELCKACATAYVERERAEA, from the coding sequence GTGACGACCGAACCGCTCGCCTTCCAGGACCTCATCCTGACGCTCCACAAATACTGGGGTGATCAGGGCTGCGCGATCCTTCAGCCCTATGACATCGAGGTCGGCGCGGGCACCCTGCACCCGGCCACCGTCCTGCGCGCGCTGGGCCCAAGGCCGTGGAAGGCCGCCTACGTCCAGCCCAGCCGCCGTCCGGGCGACGGCCGCTATGGCGAGAACCCCAACCGGCTCCAACATTATTATCAATATCAGGTACTTCTGAAGCCGAACCCGGACAATCTGCAGGAGCTCTACCTCGGCTCGCTGCGCGCCATCGGCATCGATCCCAGCCTGCACGACATCCGCTTCGTCGAGGACGACTGGGAGAACCCCACCGTCGGCGCCTGGGGCCTCGGATGGGAGGTCTGGTGCGACGGGATGGAGGTGACGCAGTTCACCTACTTCCAGGGCGTCGGCGGCATCGAGGTCGACGTGGTCTCGGGCGAACTGACCTACGGGCTGGAGCGTCTGGCCATGTACGTTCAGGGCGTCGACAACGTCTATGATCTGAAGTTCACCAAGGAGGGCGTCACCTACGGCGAGGTCTTCCTCGAGAACGAGCGCCAGCAGAGTGAAGCCAACTTCCACGGCTACGACGTCGACGGTCTGAAGCGCCGGTTCGAGGACATGGTCTCCGAGGTCTCGAACCTGCTCGCCATGACCGGCCCGCAGGGCCAGCAACTTGTCCTGCCCGCCTACGATCAGGTCCTGAAGGCCTCGCACCTGTTCAACCTGATGGACGCCCGCGGCGCCATCGCCGTCGCCGAACGCCAGAGCTACATCGGCCGCATCCGCGAGCTGTGTAAGGCCTGCGCGACGGCCTACGTCGAGCGCGAAAGGGCCGAGGCGTGA
- a CDS encoding endonuclease domain-containing protein, with product MVDFDRFAGPDRIKPGGADRARRLRASPTYAEAKLWERLRLLTIRIRRQAPISGYVVDFACLRAKLVIEVDGGVHERADVALRDLERDTWLKSEGFRVIRIPNARVESDLDAVVTEIEAAIRASVPNLKQPATTPSQPFPLEGKGFSDL from the coding sequence ATGGTGGATTTCGACCGTTTCGCCGGACCCGACCGGATCAAGCCCGGCGGCGCGGATCGTGCGCGTCGTCTCCGCGCATCTCCAACCTACGCCGAAGCGAAACTCTGGGAGCGCCTGCGTCTTCTGACCATCCGCATTCGTCGCCAGGCGCCCATTAGCGGCTACGTCGTGGACTTCGCTTGCCTGCGGGCAAAGCTGGTCATCGAGGTCGATGGAGGCGTGCACGAACGCGCTGATGTCGCCCTGCGCGACCTTGAACGCGATACTTGGCTCAAGTCCGAAGGCTTCCGGGTCATCCGTATCCCGAATGCTCGTGTTGAAAGCGACCTCGATGCGGTGGTGACCGAGATCGAAGCCGCCATCCGCGCCTCCGTGCCCAACCTGAAACAGCCTGCCACCACCCCATCCCAACCCTTCCCCCTCGAGGGGAAGGGCTTTAGCGACTTGTGA
- the glyS gene encoding glycine--tRNA ligase subunit beta, with protein sequence MPQLLLELFSEEIPARMQQGAARDLERMVADRLKAAGLTYEALTTYGGPRRLTLVIDGLPSATPDREEELKGPKASAPEQALEGFLRKTGLTREQLVERDGVLFAVISQKGQSTAALIPAMVDQIVRTFPWPKSMRWGSGTLRWIRPLKRILCLFDGAVVPFEIDCGASSSEAVGEKIVSGDLTEGHRFLGSGKPFTVKDFADYRQKLEREFVLLDVADRKLRILDAAKDVCADRGLALVDDDGLLDEVAGLAEWPTPILGDMDPQFLALPPEVVRLSMKVHQKYFAVRDPAKHGLAPHFVVVANVEASDGGKALAAGNSRVLSARLNDARFFWDEDQKVGFEPWLKKLEGVTFHAKLGAMSERVERIAALAREIAPLVGADPDQAEQAARLAKADLASGMVGEFPELQGVMGGYYARAFGQPDAIADAIRDHYKPQGPSDTVPTAPLTVAVSLADKLDTLVGFFAIDEKPTGSKDPFALRRAALGVIRLVLENQIRIHLRGAAMDAWSVRWFQQNHGDRFEDVTAFFADRLTVLLRDQGQRHDLVAAVFALGDDDLVRIVRRVEALAAFLATDDGANLLAGYKRASNILKAEEKKGELPVGMVETGLPNQPAEETALAFASAAAATAVDAALETEDFAAAMRALARLRAPVDAFFEKVMVNSDLASERDNRLKLLGQVRAVMGRVADFGQIAG encoded by the coding sequence ATGCCCCAACTCCTCCTCGAACTCTTCTCCGAAGAAATCCCGGCCCGCATGCAGCAGGGCGCGGCGCGCGACCTTGAGCGCATGGTCGCCGACCGGCTGAAGGCCGCGGGCCTGACGTATGAGGCCCTGACCACCTATGGCGGGCCGCGTCGCCTGACGCTGGTGATCGACGGCCTGCCGTCGGCCACGCCTGACCGCGAGGAAGAGCTGAAGGGGCCGAAAGCGAGCGCCCCTGAACAGGCGCTGGAAGGCTTCCTGCGCAAGACCGGCCTGACCCGCGAGCAGCTGGTCGAGCGCGACGGCGTCCTGTTCGCCGTTATCAGCCAGAAGGGCCAGTCCACAGCAGCCCTGATCCCGGCCATGGTCGACCAGATCGTCCGCACCTTCCCCTGGCCCAAGTCGATGCGCTGGGGCTCGGGCACGCTGCGCTGGATCCGCCCGCTGAAGCGCATCCTGTGCCTGTTCGACGGCGCCGTGGTGCCGTTCGAGATCGACTGCGGCGCCTCAAGTAGCGAAGCGGTAGGCGAAAAAATTGTGTCCGGCGACCTGACCGAGGGCCACCGCTTCCTCGGTTCGGGCAAGCCTTTCACGGTCAAGGACTTCGCCGACTACCGTCAGAAGCTGGAGCGTGAGTTCGTCCTGCTCGACGTCGCCGACCGCAAGCTGCGCATCCTCGACGCCGCCAAAGATGTCTGCGCCGACAGGGGCCTCGCGCTCGTTGACGACGACGGCCTGCTGGATGAGGTCGCCGGTCTGGCCGAATGGCCGACCCCGATCTTGGGCGACATGGACCCGCAGTTCCTCGCCCTGCCGCCCGAGGTGGTGCGCCTGTCGATGAAGGTGCACCAGAAGTATTTCGCCGTCCGCGACCCGGCCAAACACGGCCTCGCGCCGCACTTCGTCGTTGTCGCCAACGTCGAGGCCTCGGACGGCGGCAAGGCCCTGGCCGCCGGCAACAGCCGCGTCCTGTCGGCCCGCCTGAACGACGCCCGCTTCTTCTGGGACGAGGACCAGAAGGTCGGTTTCGAACCCTGGCTCAAGAAGCTGGAAGGCGTGACCTTCCACGCCAAGCTGGGCGCCATGTCCGAGCGCGTCGAGCGCATCGCCGCCCTGGCCCGCGAGATCGCACCGCTGGTCGGCGCCGACCCGGATCAGGCCGAACAGGCCGCTCGTCTGGCCAAGGCCGATCTGGCCTCGGGCATGGTCGGCGAGTTCCCGGAACTGCAGGGCGTCATGGGCGGCTACTACGCCCGCGCCTTCGGCCAGCCGGACGCCATCGCCGACGCCATCCGCGACCACTACAAGCCGCAGGGCCCCTCGGACACGGTCCCGACCGCCCCGCTGACAGTGGCCGTCTCGCTGGCCGACAAACTCGACACCCTCGTCGGCTTCTTCGCCATCGACGAAAAGCCCACGGGTTCGAAGGACCCGTTCGCGCTGCGCCGTGCAGCGCTGGGGGTGATCCGGCTGGTGCTGGAGAACCAGATTCGCATCCACCTGCGCGGAGCCGCGATGGACGCGTGGTCTGTGCGTTGGTTCCAACAGAACCACGGTGATCGGTTTGAAGACGTAACGGCCTTCTTCGCCGACCGCCTGACCGTCCTCCTGCGCGATCAGGGCCAGCGGCACGACCTCGTGGCCGCTGTCTTCGCCCTCGGCGACGACGACCTCGTCCGCATCGTGCGTCGGGTGGAGGCGCTGGCCGCCTTCCTGGCCACCGACGACGGCGCCAACCTGCTGGCGGGCTACAAGCGCGCGTCCAACATCCTCAAGGCCGAGGAGAAGAAGGGCGAATTGCCGGTGGGCATGGTCGAGACCGGCCTGCCGAACCAGCCCGCCGAGGAAACCGCCCTGGCCTTCGCCTCCGCCGCCGCCGCGACCGCCGTGGACGCCGCGCTGGAGACCGAGGATTTCGCCGCCGCCATGCGCGCTCTGGCCCGCCTTCGCGCGCCGGTGGACGCCTTCTTCGAGAAGGTCATGGTCAACTCGGACCTGGCTTCGGAACGCGATAACCGTTTGAAATTGCTTGGACAAGTTCGTGCCGTCATGGGCCGCGTCGCCGACTTCGGCCAGATCGCGGGCTGA
- a CDS encoding glycerophosphodiester phosphodiesterase family protein encodes MFRIILTALLLLTASPAVADVLIIAHRGASGERPEHTRAAYELAVAQGADFIEPDLVMTRDGVLVVRHENEIGGTTDVASHSEFADRRVTKTIDGQTVTGWFTEDFTLAELMTLRARERLPELRGTAFDGQQPILTFEQVLEIAAEATARTGRTIGVAPELKHPAYFKGIGLPMEDAFVAVLERRGLTGADAPVLVQCFEVGPLERLSRRVGTPLLQLMARGGGPADRPELTYAAMATPEGLARVRAYADWIGADTAMIEPQPGAPTALIADAHAADLKVAAWTFRAENAFLPEGDRIGDGPAEHGRITGRVARFAGYGLDAAFMDQPRYR; translated from the coding sequence ATGTTCCGGATCATCCTGACGGCCCTTCTGTTGCTGACCGCGAGTCCCGCCGTGGCTGACGTGCTGATCATCGCCCATCGCGGCGCCTCGGGCGAACGGCCCGAGCACACCCGTGCGGCCTATGAGCTGGCCGTCGCGCAGGGCGCCGACTTCATTGAGCCCGATCTGGTCATGACCCGCGACGGGGTGCTGGTCGTCCGGCACGAGAACGAGATCGGGGGTACGACCGATGTGGCCTCGCACTCCGAGTTCGCGGACCGGCGGGTCACGAAGACCATCGACGGACAGACGGTGACGGGCTGGTTCACCGAGGACTTCACGCTGGCCGAGCTGATGACCCTGCGGGCGCGGGAGCGGCTGCCGGAGCTGCGCGGCACGGCCTTTGACGGACAGCAGCCGATCCTGACCTTCGAACAGGTGCTGGAGATCGCGGCGGAGGCTACGGCGCGGACCGGGCGGACCATCGGGGTCGCGCCGGAGCTGAAGCACCCGGCTTACTTCAAAGGCATTGGCCTGCCGATGGAGGACGCCTTCGTGGCGGTGCTGGAGCGGCGCGGGCTGACCGGGGCGGATGCGCCGGTGCTGGTCCAGTGCTTCGAGGTGGGGCCGCTCGAGCGGTTGAGCCGCCGGGTGGGTACGCCCCTGCTGCAACTGATGGCCCGGGGCGGAGGGCCCGCGGACCGGCCGGAGCTCACCTATGCGGCCATGGCGACGCCGGAGGGGCTGGCGCGGGTCAGGGCCTATGCCGACTGGATCGGGGCGGACACGGCGATGATCGAGCCGCAGCCGGGCGCGCCGACCGCGCTGATCGCCGACGCCCATGCAGCGGACCTGAAGGTGGCCGCCTGGACCTTCCGGGCCGAGAACGCCTTCCTCCCGGAGGGGGACCGGATCGGGGACGGCCCGGCGGAGCATGGCCGGATCACCGGGCGGGTGGCCCGGTTCGCCGGCTACGGACTGGATGCGGCGTTCATGGATCAGCCCCGGTATCGCTGA
- a CDS encoding cobalamin biosynthesis protein CbiG → MARLFDAVIIADWTAAEGKKLGDQSVWIGVAKRDVRFRLYTETHNTATRAEGEALLNKLISEHRKRGDRVLVGFDFNFGFPAGTAARLKLDGTPWAAMGKFLTANVVDKADNTNNRYQVAAKMNRLMTDEAWPFWGAPAKQAQRWLTTTKPPAGSGADIPEFRATEDTVRKGKLQPKSVWQMHGAGAVGGQTLVGIPMVRRLLESLGDAGAVWPFNTGWRALDTADVEPLSAVVVEVWPSMFAAKPEPGEYKDQAQVRVTAEALAKMDDAGDLAKAFAPPKDASEALIQQVEQEEGWILGA, encoded by the coding sequence GTGGCCCGCCTGTTCGACGCCGTGATCATCGCTGACTGGACTGCCGCTGAAGGCAAGAAGCTGGGCGACCAGTCCGTCTGGATCGGCGTGGCCAAGCGCGACGTGCGCTTCCGCCTGTATACCGAGACCCACAACACGGCGACGCGCGCCGAGGGCGAGGCCCTCCTGAACAAGCTGATCTCGGAACACCGCAAGCGGGGCGACCGGGTGCTGGTCGGCTTCGACTTCAACTTCGGCTTCCCGGCGGGCACGGCCGCGCGCCTGAAGCTGGACGGGACGCCGTGGGCGGCCATGGGCAAGTTCCTGACGGCCAACGTCGTGGACAAGGCCGACAACACCAACAACCGCTATCAGGTCGCGGCCAAGATGAACCGGCTGATGACTGACGAGGCCTGGCCGTTCTGGGGCGCGCCCGCCAAGCAGGCGCAGCGCTGGCTGACCACGACCAAGCCGCCCGCGGGCTCGGGCGCCGACATCCCCGAGTTCCGGGCCACCGAGGACACCGTCCGCAAGGGCAAGCTGCAGCCCAAGTCGGTCTGGCAGATGCACGGCGCGGGCGCCGTGGGCGGTCAGACTCTGGTCGGCATCCCGATGGTGCGCCGCCTGCTGGAGAGCCTGGGCGACGCAGGCGCTGTCTGGCCCTTCAACACCGGCTGGCGCGCGCTGGACACGGCGGACGTGGAGCCCCTGTCGGCCGTCGTGGTCGAGGTGTGGCCGTCGATGTTCGCCGCCAAGCCGGAGCCCGGCGAGTACAAGGATCAGGCGCAGGTGCGGGTCACCGCCGAGGCTCTGGCCAAGATGGATGACGCCGGTGATCTGGCGAAGGCCTTCGCCCCGCCGAAGGATGCGAGCGAAGCCCTGATCCAGCAGGTGGAGCAGGAAGAAGGCTGGATCCTGGGGGCCTGA
- the xth gene encoding exodeoxyribonuclease III, producing the protein MRIATWNVNSVNARLPTVLAWLEAAQPDVVGFQEIKCVDEKFPREAFESLGYNVEVHGQKTYNGVALLSKYPMSEVMRGLPGEDQSGVEADGVHARYIEALIEAPRPVRVGCLYLPNGNPVESPRFAYKLGWMERLEAHARTLLAQEEAFTLCGDYNVIPTPDDARDPKAWVNDALFQPESRAAFRALRYLGLSEAGELGKQPPGTYTFWDYQAGAWQRDHGIRIDFHLLSPQAADRFRGVETHRDARDMDKPSDHVPVVVELED; encoded by the coding sequence ATGCGTATCGCCACCTGGAATGTGAACTCGGTCAACGCCCGCCTGCCCACCGTGCTGGCGTGGCTGGAGGCTGCCCAGCCGGATGTTGTCGGCTTCCAGGAGATCAAGTGCGTGGACGAGAAGTTCCCGCGCGAGGCCTTCGAGAGCCTCGGCTACAATGTCGAGGTTCACGGGCAGAAGACCTACAACGGCGTCGCCCTGCTCTCGAAATACCCGATGTCCGAGGTCATGCGCGGCCTGCCGGGCGAGGATCAGTCCGGCGTCGAGGCCGATGGCGTCCACGCTCGCTACATCGAAGCCCTGATCGAGGCTCCGCGTCCGGTGCGGGTCGGCTGCCTGTACCTGCCCAACGGCAATCCGGTGGAGAGCCCCAGGTTCGCCTACAAGCTGGGCTGGATGGAGCGGCTGGAGGCCCACGCCCGCACTCTGCTGGCGCAGGAGGAAGCCTTCACCCTGTGCGGCGACTACAACGTCATCCCGACGCCGGACGACGCCAGGGACCCGAAGGCCTGGGTCAATGACGCCCTGTTCCAGCCCGAGAGCCGCGCCGCCTTCCGCGCCTTGCGCTATCTGGGTCTGAGCGAGGCGGGCGAGCTCGGCAAGCAACCGCCGGGGACCTACACCTTCTGGGACTATCAGGCGGGCGCCTGGCAGAGGGACCACGGCATCCGCATCGACTTCCACCTGCTGTCGCCGCAAGCGGCGGACCGGTTCCGGGGCGTCGAGACGCATCGCGACGCCCGTGACATGGACAAGCCGTCCGACCACGTTCCCGTGGTCGTCGAGCTGGAGGACTGA